The Macadamia integrifolia cultivar HAES 741 unplaced genomic scaffold, SCU_Mint_v3 scaffold1515, whole genome shotgun sequence DNA window GCTTCCAAGGCCTCCCAAGGTAAGCTTTATGCCCCCCAGAGAAATCGGCAGAACGAACGATCCTGGAGCTCTGGACGGAGAAGCCGGTGTTCTGGCCAGAGTCGCTCCTGCCATTGGCCAAGATGACGTTGAAGCCTCCGGAGTGAGGTTGGCGTAGGACTAGATTGCAGCTCTGAAAGACAGCGGCGGCGTTGCCGAAGATGAAGTCGATTGTGCCGAGAATGTCGCACTGCCTGTAGAACTGGCGGAAGGCCAGCGCGTATAGCGTGTCTTGGTACCCAGAGATACTACACCTGTACAGCACCGATCGATCCGAAGCGACATATAGGGCCACGGCTTGCTTCGCTTGCGGCCCCGCCGTATTTTGGAATCCGATATCTCTTGCGATGAATCCATCACCACTGATTGCTGCAatcaatataatatataattatatatactCAACATCAATCATTGCTCCCCAGTTTGTTAGCTCTAAATTCTAATTACCTTTAACTAAAGACTCAAGAGATATTACAGTGTTAGTACGAGGATAGAAAAGTAAAGTTAAAATGGAATTGACACCTCCGAGGTTTCAACAAGAAAAACCCCTAAAATAAAAGTGAATTTGTAAAGCGATGTTAAGGAATATAATATGAAAGAGATTATAAAAGATGGAAGAGTATTTCAGATTCAACCATGATTCCGCACACTTATTTGTGTCACATGGTAGGagttaggggtgaaacagggttgggttgggtttcttaCCCTAATCCAACgcaggtcctcaaaattcaacccaggcccaacccaatcctgtCGGGTTTATGTTTAGGCCCAACTCCgtcgggttcataccaacctaACTCGACCCTAATTGACCTtatcagggccgggttgggttgaccttgacttctataatggttggattaaccttgattgacatgtttttttcattcatgtttcatatattaaaaaattataggaaaataaatacctattggagccctaatttctattataatgATGCAAGATTAAATTTCGGAActggttgggccgggttgaggcctgaaccctaacccgccctcaaaatcaaaaaacttggcccaaagcCTGTTCGGGTTCAGGGCGGGTTCAGattgtcaaggccaaactttcacccttaATAGGAGAAATGAGCAGTTTGAAGGATCGATTGTGCTatttaaggaaaataaaatatggtTTTTTATTGAAAGATTCAAACAACGGTGCGATTGATTGGAATGGATTTCTATCAACAATTTCTTCAGCACAGAATGACAGGAGGTGGATCGCTATAATAGTTCATAATTTTAAATATAAGATGTGTAGGGTGAAAATTGACATGCAATAGTGTCTCTGTTTCAATTAAATTTGAGCTTTATGGCAAAAATAGGCCGTTAAACTAGATATTCCTATTTGATTAGGCCAACTAGAA harbors:
- the LOC122064081 gene encoding probable pectinesterase/pectinesterase inhibitor 35 — its product is IILIAAISGDGFIARDIGFQNTAGPQAKQAVALYVASDRSVLYRCSISGYQDTLYALAFRQFYRQCDILGTIDFIFGNAAAVFQSCNLVLRQPHSGGFNVILANGRSDSGQNTGFSVQSSRIVRSADFSGGHKAYLGRPWKQYSRSVVMQSSIDGAIDARGWVEWSGGFALKTLYFAEYQNSGPGASTSQRVQWTGFHLISAPDALQFTVAKFIGGNSWLPSTGVTYVSSL